In Callospermophilus lateralis isolate mCalLat2 chromosome 4, mCalLat2.hap1, whole genome shotgun sequence, one genomic interval encodes:
- the LOC143641640 gene encoding uncharacterized protein C12orf71 homolog — translation MSLSGGYTPDEDTIDWTDSDSSEDSTTDVSSCCYFFLVQESWVTERSRLPMGWREQIYDNSEQLCELPIVQVVEDYLGSRYVDSPASPDPHGDPQRMVKYPQERGNQNFWKLEGLMRYLDAYREDLKGDEDEYQDKHDDHDKHGARADADDDNNDDDNNDDDGDGDNDDDDQTFSDSALDEDLEASTSTSPQLDQLTCQERGARQAWPWWKLPDTEDIIPLPEISPRRGDELIEMISQERDTEDTRSVSSGQSTEGSHSGTTSCLNVRSIVQWFRKRMVSSLRRRRRPDLAYKDPDVLEPKKHCFLRGQRIQPQ, via the exons ATGAGCCTCTCTGGAGGCTATACCCCCGATGAGGACACCATCGACTGGACGGACAGTGACTCCTCGGAAGACTCGACTACAGACGTTTCTTCCTGCTGCTACTTCTTTCTTGTCCAAGAGTCATGGGTGACTGAAAGAAGCAGGCTGCCCATGGGATGGCGAGAACAAATTTATGACAACTCAGAGCAGCTTTGTGAGCTGCCCATCGTCCAGGTCGTGGAGGATTATCTGGGCTCCCGCTACGTAGACTCACCAGCTAGTCCAGATCCACATGGAGACCCCCAAAGGATGGTCAAGTACCCACAGGAGAGGGGAAACCAgaatttctggaaactggaaggtCTAATGAGATACCTTGATGCATATCGAGAGGATCTGAAAGGCGACGAAGATGAATACCAGGACAAACACGATGACCATGACAAACACGGTGCCCGTGCCGATGCCGATGACGACAACAACGATGATgacaataatgatgatgatggcgACGGCGACAACGACGACGACGATCAAACCTTTTCTGATTCTGCTCTGGATGAGGATCTAGAGGCATCCACAAGTACCTCTCCCCAGTTGGATCAGCTCACTTGTCAAGAACGTGGTGCTCGTCAGGCCTGGCCCTGGTGGAAACTACCAGATACCGAAGACATCATCCCGCTTCCAGAGATCTCACCCAGGCGAGGAGATGAACTTATTGAG ATGATAAGCCAGGAGAGAGACACTGAAGACACCCGCTCAGTCTCATCAGGGCAGTCAACGGAGGGGTCCCACTCAGGGACCACATCTTGTCTGAATGTCCGATCCATTGTCCAGTGGTTCAGAAAGCGGATGGTCTCCTCCCTGCGGCGGAGAAGGCGCCCCGACCTGGCCTACAAGGACCCTGATGTGCTTGAACCAAAGAAGCACTGCTTCCTTAGAGGCCAGAGAATTCAACCTCAGTAA
- the LOC143641642 gene encoding uncharacterized protein C12orf71 homolog: MSLSGGYTPDEDTIDWTDSDSSEDSTTDVSSCCYFFLVQESWVTERSRLPMGWREQIYDNSEQLCELPIVQVVEDYLGSRYEDSPASPDPHGDPQRMVKYPQERGNQNFWKLEGLMRYLDAYREDLKGDEDEYQDKHDDHDKHGARADADDDNNDDDNNDDDGDGDNDDDDQTFSDSALDEDLEASTSTSPQLDQLTCQERGARQAWPWWKLPDTEDIIPLPEISPRRGDELIEMISQERDTEDTRSVSSGQSTEGSHSGTTSCLNVRSIVQWFRKRMVSSLRRRRRPDLAYKDPDVLEPKKHCFLRGQRIQPQ; encoded by the exons ATGAGCCTCTCTGGAGGCTATACCCCCGATGAGGACACCATCGACTGGACAGACAGTGACTCCTCGGAAGACTCGACTACAGACGTTTCTTCCTGCTGCTACTTCTTTCTTGTCCAAGAGTCATGGGTGACTGAAAGAAGCAGGCTGCCCATGGGATGGCGAGAACAAATTTATGACAACTCAGAGCAGCTTTGTGAGCTGCCCATCGTCCAGGTCGTGGAGGATTATCTGGGCTCCCGCTACGAAGACTCACCAGCTAGTCCAGATCCACATGGAGACCCCCAAAGGATGGTCAAGTACCCACAGGAGAGGGGAAACCAgaatttctggaaactggaaggtCTAATGAGATACCTTGATGCATATCGAGAGGATCTGAAAGGCGACGAAGATGAATACCAGGACAAACACGATGACCATGACAAACACGGTGCCCGTGCCGATGCCGATGACGACAACAACGATGATgacaataatgatgatgatggcgACGGCGACAACGACGACGACGATCAAACCTTTTCTGATTCTGCTCTGGATGAGGATCTAGAGGCATCCACAAGTACCTCTCCCCAGTTGGATCAGCTCACTTGTCAAGAACGTGGTGCTCGTCAGGCCTGGCCCTGGTGGAAACTACCAGATACCGAAGACATCATCCCGCTTCCAGAGATCTCACCCAGGCGAGGAGATGAACTTATTGAG ATGATAAGCCAGGAGAGAGACACTGAAGACACCCGCTCAGTCTCATCAGGGCAGTCAACGGAGGGGTCCCACTCAGGGACCACATCTTGTCTGAATGTCCGATCCATTGTCCAGTGGTTCAGAAAGCGGATGGTCTCCTCCCTGCGGCGGAGAAGGCGCCCCGACCTGGCCTACAAGGACCCTGATGTGCTTGAACCAAAGAAGCACTGCTTCCTTAGAGGCCAGAGAATTCAACCTCAGTAA